A part of Citrifermentans bremense genomic DNA contains:
- a CDS encoding VOC family protein: MVRPIPEGYHSVTPMFMFKDCRKAIEFYKNAFGAKERYAMPGPDGNGIMHAELQVGDSIIMMGDEFPQQNCKSAESMGGSPVSFYIYVENVDAAFRRAVEAGASVEMEVQEMFWGDRAGSLLDPFGYNWMLATHTRDLTPEEISEGAKAAFSEMSKG, translated from the coding sequence ATGGTAAGACCCATTCCGGAAGGTTATCATAGCGTAACACCGATGTTCATGTTCAAGGATTGCCGCAAGGCGATCGAGTTCTACAAAAACGCGTTCGGCGCCAAGGAAAGGTACGCCATGCCTGGCCCGGACGGAAACGGGATAATGCATGCGGAGCTGCAGGTGGGCGACTCCATCATCATGATGGGGGACGAATTCCCGCAGCAAAATTGTAAGAGTGCGGAAAGCATGGGGGGCTCTCCGGTCAGCTTCTACATCTACGTAGAGAACGTGGATGCCGCTTTCAGGCGGGCAGTGGAAGCGGGAGCCTCGGTCGAAATGGAGGTGCAGGAAATGTTCTGGGGGGACCGCGCCGGGTCGCTGCTGGACCCGTTCGGTTACAACTGGATGCTCGCGACTCACACCAGGGACCTCACCCCGGAAGAGATCAGCGAGGGGGCAAAGGCGGCATTCTCGGAGATGTCTAAAGGGTAA
- the pnpS gene encoding two-component system histidine kinase PnpS, translated as MKGGFRWKLMGSYLLLVLLLGAGLYLYLAASQETSMTQGTRQHLEDEARIASLMAQKEIRDLKQDAPALTRALSKAIRSRVTVIAGDGVVVADSDLTPGEWEKLENHGGRPEVRQALKEGIGSAIRYSATLHTDMLYVAASFGNQGVVRLALPLSELEQAKERLRRSLGAALAVAVLASLLLSYFLSNLNSRNLRRLATGAHRIGRGEFGARITVQSQDEMGELAQVLNEMSGRIEQQLELISSEKNQLDAILNGMGEGVMVTDPDAVVTLVNPAFCAMFATSAQVQGRPLLEITRHPDLYAACREALSERQERHQEIALAGGKTVLVHWVPLKEGARLQGAVAVFHDITAFKRVEKIRRDFVANVSHELRTPVTVIKGYAETLLSGALAADPQRAERFLQIIQNHADRLSGLVRDLLTLSELESGEMGMQLKPVALDDAIRQALLLVGQRGEEKGVELEQPAGEAGLTVQADRGRLEQVLINLLDNAIKYSEAGSSVSVETAQEGDLVRVSVRDSGIGIPEKDLPRLFERFYRVDEARSRDNGGTGLGLSIVKHIVQAHGGTLEVKSTQGKGSVFSFTLPLKQ; from the coding sequence ATGAAGGGGGGCTTTCGCTGGAAGCTGATGGGCTCCTACCTGCTGCTCGTGCTCCTCTTGGGGGCGGGGCTCTACCTCTACCTCGCCGCGAGCCAGGAGACCTCGATGACCCAGGGGACCCGGCAGCATCTGGAGGACGAGGCCCGCATCGCTTCGCTCATGGCGCAAAAGGAGATCCGGGACCTGAAACAGGACGCGCCGGCTTTGACGAGGGCGCTGTCGAAGGCGATTCGGTCGCGGGTGACGGTCATAGCCGGAGACGGCGTCGTCGTCGCGGACTCGGACCTGACCCCGGGCGAATGGGAAAAGCTGGAAAACCACGGCGGCCGTCCCGAGGTGCGGCAGGCGCTCAAGGAGGGGATCGGGAGCGCCATCCGCTACTCCGCGACGCTGCACACCGACATGCTCTACGTCGCCGCTTCCTTCGGGAACCAGGGGGTGGTCCGGCTGGCGCTTCCGCTCTCGGAGCTGGAGCAGGCCAAGGAGCGCCTGAGGAGAAGTCTCGGCGCCGCCCTCGCCGTCGCGGTCCTCGCCTCGCTCCTTTTGTCCTACTTCCTCTCCAACCTCAACTCCAGGAACCTGAGGAGGCTTGCCACCGGAGCCCATCGCATCGGGCGCGGGGAGTTCGGCGCGCGGATCACCGTGCAGAGCCAGGACGAAATGGGCGAACTGGCCCAGGTACTGAACGAGATGTCCGGCCGGATCGAGCAGCAGCTGGAATTGATCTCCTCGGAAAAGAACCAGCTGGACGCGATCCTGAACGGCATGGGGGAAGGGGTGATGGTCACCGACCCGGACGCCGTGGTGACCCTGGTGAACCCCGCCTTTTGCGCCATGTTCGCCACTAGCGCGCAGGTGCAGGGAAGGCCGCTTCTGGAGATCACCCGCCACCCAGACCTTTACGCCGCCTGCCGGGAGGCACTCTCGGAGCGGCAGGAGCGGCACCAGGAGATAGCACTTGCCGGGGGGAAGACGGTGCTGGTGCACTGGGTCCCCTTGAAAGAGGGGGCGAGGCTGCAGGGGGCGGTGGCGGTGTTCCACGACATCACCGCCTTCAAGAGGGTGGAGAAGATCCGCCGCGACTTCGTGGCGAACGTCTCGCACGAGTTGAGAACGCCGGTTACGGTGATCAAGGGGTACGCCGAGACGCTTCTCTCCGGGGCGCTGGCGGCCGACCCGCAGCGGGCCGAGCGCTTCCTGCAGATCATCCAGAACCACGCCGACCGACTCTCCGGCCTGGTCCGCGACCTTCTCACCCTCTCTGAGCTTGAGTCCGGTGAGATGGGGATGCAGCTGAAACCCGTGGCGCTCGACGATGCGATCCGGCAGGCGCTCCTTTTGGTGGGGCAGCGCGGGGAGGAAAAGGGGGTCGAACTGGAGCAGCCGGCGGGGGAGGCTGGGTTGACCGTACAGGCGGACCGCGGCCGCCTGGAGCAGGTGCTGATCAACCTTTTGGACAACGCCATCAAGTACAGCGAGGCCGGGAGCTCGGTAAGCGTGGAGACGGCGCAGGAAGGGGACCTTGTGCGGGTTTCGGTGCGGGACTCTGGGATCGGGATTCCGGAAAAGGACCTGCCGCGCCTCTTCGAGCGCTTCTACCGGGTGGACGAGGCGAGAAGCCGCGACAACGGTGGGACCGGGCTCGGGCTCTCCATCGTGAAGCACATCGTGCAGGCCCACGGCGGCACGCTGGAGGTGAAGAGCACGCAGGGAAAGGGCTCGGTGTTCAGCTTCACGCTGCCCCTGAAGCAATAG
- a CDS encoding phytoene desaturase family protein, with protein sequence MPPNTSPDAVVVGSGPNGLAAAITLARAGLSVTVFEEYPTIGGGTRTEELTLPGFWHDVCSAVHPLGVASPFFLSLPLHEHGLEWIYPEVQLAHPLPDGTSALLYRSLDKTAELLGSDGRAYLRLMSPLVRQWTELAPDLLAPLHYPQHPLEMLLFGLRGLIPAKRMSEECFKEPAARALFAGMSAHSFLPLTEPLSSAFGLILGALGHVAGWPVAKGGSRMVSAALASYFRSLGGEIVTDAWIASLNDLPKSRLTMLDLAPRQLLKIDAPWPERYRRKLETFRYGPGVFKIDWALDAPIPWASEGCRLAATVHVVGTPEELSRAEREVSEGTHPQHPFVLLAQPTLFDPGRAPSGKHVGWAYCHVPHGSTVDMTERIEAQVERFAPGFRSLVLARHTFNCMELERYNRNLIGGDISGGVQDLRQFLARPMLFSPYRTPLKGHYLCSSSTPPGGGVHGMCGYHAATLALEDLKTARG encoded by the coding sequence ATGCCGCCAAACACTTCCCCCGATGCCGTCGTGGTCGGTTCCGGTCCCAACGGCCTCGCCGCCGCAATCACCCTGGCGCGCGCCGGACTCTCAGTCACCGTCTTCGAGGAATACCCCACCATCGGCGGCGGAACCAGGACCGAGGAACTCACCCTCCCCGGCTTCTGGCACGACGTCTGCTCCGCCGTCCACCCTCTGGGCGTCGCCTCACCCTTCTTTTTATCGCTCCCCCTCCACGAACACGGGCTGGAATGGATCTACCCGGAGGTTCAGCTGGCGCATCCCCTCCCGGACGGGACCTCCGCCCTTCTCTACCGCTCCCTCGACAAGACCGCGGAACTCCTGGGTAGCGACGGCAGAGCCTACCTGCGGCTCATGTCCCCGCTGGTCAGGCAGTGGACGGAGCTTGCGCCGGACCTCCTGGCGCCGCTGCATTACCCGCAGCACCCGCTTGAGATGCTCCTCTTCGGCCTGCGCGGTCTCATACCGGCAAAGCGGATGAGCGAAGAATGCTTCAAGGAGCCCGCAGCGCGTGCCCTTTTCGCCGGGATGTCGGCGCACTCCTTCCTGCCGCTTACCGAGCCTTTATCCTCCGCGTTCGGCCTCATACTCGGCGCACTGGGGCACGTCGCCGGGTGGCCGGTGGCGAAGGGTGGCTCCCGCATGGTGTCCGCGGCCCTTGCCTCCTATTTCCGCTCTCTCGGAGGGGAGATCGTGACCGACGCCTGGATCGCCTCGCTGAACGACCTCCCCAAGTCCCGTCTCACCATGCTCGACCTGGCGCCGCGGCAGCTGCTTAAGATCGACGCCCCATGGCCTGAGCGGTACCGGCGCAAACTGGAGACCTTCCGCTACGGCCCCGGCGTCTTCAAGATCGACTGGGCTCTGGACGCTCCCATACCTTGGGCCTCGGAAGGGTGCCGCCTGGCGGCTACCGTGCATGTGGTGGGGACCCCGGAAGAACTTTCCCGCGCCGAGCGCGAAGTCTCGGAAGGAACGCATCCGCAGCACCCCTTCGTATTGCTCGCCCAGCCGACGCTTTTCGACCCCGGCCGGGCCCCATCGGGAAAGCACGTGGGGTGGGCCTACTGCCATGTCCCCCACGGCTCCACCGTCGACATGACCGAGCGCATTGAAGCGCAGGTTGAGCGCTTCGCACCCGGCTTCCGCAGCCTCGTGCTGGCCCGCCATACTTTCAACTGCATGGAGCTTGAGCGCTACAACCGCAACTTGATCGGAGGGGACATAAGCGGCGGGGTACAGGACCTGCGCCAGTTCCTGGCGAGACCGATGCTCTTCTCGCCGTACCGGACGCCGCTCAAGGGGCACTACCTCTGCTCTTCGAGCACCCCGCCGGGCGGAGGGGTCCACGGCATGTGCGGCTACCATGCCGCAACACTCGCCCTGGAGGACCTCAAGACAGCGCGGGGATAA
- a CDS encoding nucleoside recognition domain-containing protein yields MEVAIRIILLSGKSALDLALYTLLPVLVVMMAMMKLAEARGLLALVARWLRPVLKIFGVPGAGAFAMLQLLLVSFAAPVATFSVMEKDGTTRRAIAATLAMVLTMSQANVVFPMVAAGLDLATIMMTSLVGGLAAAALTYYLLTRSLGNEGGEHEDHGVPAAAGKKSTALNLMIVGGQEAVQVIIGAIPMLILAIFLVNALKEIGAIALLEAALRPFFALIGFPAVAVLPLATKYLAGGTAMMGVTLNLVKEGAITVAELNRMAGFLTNPCDIVGVAVLASAGTRCSSVVRPAVIGALFGILLRGVLHLLIF; encoded by the coding sequence ATGGAAGTAGCGATACGGATCATACTGCTCTCGGGCAAGTCGGCGCTGGATCTGGCGCTTTACACCCTGTTGCCGGTCCTTGTGGTCATGATGGCCATGATGAAGCTCGCGGAGGCGCGGGGTCTCCTCGCCCTGGTCGCCAGGTGGCTTCGCCCCGTGCTCAAGATCTTCGGCGTCCCCGGTGCCGGGGCGTTCGCCATGCTGCAGCTCCTTTTGGTGAGCTTCGCCGCGCCGGTCGCCACCTTCTCGGTGATGGAGAAGGACGGGACCACCCGGCGCGCCATCGCGGCCACGCTGGCCATGGTGCTCACCATGTCCCAGGCGAACGTGGTTTTCCCCATGGTCGCCGCGGGACTCGACCTTGCGACCATCATGATGACCTCGCTCGTGGGTGGACTCGCGGCGGCGGCGCTCACATATTACCTTCTCACCCGTTCGCTGGGAAACGAGGGAGGGGAGCATGAAGACCACGGCGTCCCGGCCGCTGCCGGCAAGAAAAGCACCGCCCTGAACCTGATGATCGTCGGCGGCCAGGAGGCGGTACAGGTCATCATCGGCGCCATCCCCATGTTGATCCTGGCCATCTTCCTGGTGAACGCGTTGAAAGAGATAGGCGCCATAGCGCTTTTGGAAGCGGCGCTGCGCCCCTTTTTCGCCCTGATCGGCTTCCCCGCGGTGGCAGTACTCCCCTTGGCCACGAAATACCTGGCGGGAGGGACCGCCATGATGGGGGTGACCCTCAACCTGGTGAAAGAAGGGGCCATCACCGTCGCCGAATTGAACCGGATGGCGGGTTTTCTCACCAACCCCTGTGACATCGTCGGCGTCGCCGTCCTCGCTTCCGCCGGCACCCGCTGCAGTTCCGTGGTCCGTCCCGCCGTCATCGGCGCCCTCTTCGGGATCCTGCTGCGCGGCGTGCTGCATCTCCTTATCTTCTAG
- a CDS encoding CHASE domain-containing protein: protein MPMPPPPADTPPSETLWAKTVHVLPYLVMALSFLMTFFFWRQYDHSLNVRSQVVFKDRADEIMAKFFTRMTDDEQILRGAAGLFNASENVTRDEWRRYALSLSLDKHFPGFQGLGFTEVVHPKDLERHIQRVRGEGFPDYRLWPEGKRREYTAIIYLEPFDWRNQRAFGYDMFSDPLRREAMSKARDLGEAVTTGPVTLVQETKADKQTGVLMYIPVYQRGLPLETVEERRSAVQGYAFSPIRIKNFLSATFPKMPNDIGFRIYIDKEPTPARLLYDSVADSNMELPESYRGELQTTRSFQRFGQNWLLTFQSLPQFAQEQRKSQSRGYLIVGITVSILLSVIAFMLRSAHAGAIAAAQALKESRELYRRISEDSPAYIATFLPDGALTYVNPALANDLRQPQEELVGRSFFEFILPEYQGPVRQGLNTLSPQHPTQTMEQALKGPNDAVIWHEWTHRAVFDEHGGIAEFQAVGQNITERKKAAEERARLEQQMLHTQKMESLGVLAGGVAHDFNNILMAIIGNVDLSLMKIEEASPITANLRNIEKAAMRAADLAKQMLAYSGKGRFVIEKVDLNRLIEKLHPILEPSLPDNAVLTLKLHKPLPVVEADANQMRQILMNLFMNSVEALGENGGEITIRTDDRELDRESLKDLLLGEDMAEGRYVVLEVADTGCGMEKEVLDKVFDPFFTTKFTGRGLGLAAALGIARGHKGGIRITSEPGKGSVFQVLLPTSEAPPQEASVPERIEDGWSGAGNILLVDDEEVVRTIGSELLKELGFTTVLAESGAEAIEIFKGNRDLRAVILDLTMPGMDGEECFRELRRIDPEAKVIVSSGFSEQDVVQKFPGKELAGYIQKPYTLKALKEVMRKV from the coding sequence ATGCCGATGCCCCCACCCCCAGCCGACACCCCACCTTCTGAAACCCTTTGGGCGAAGACCGTTCATGTTTTGCCGTACCTGGTCATGGCCCTTTCCTTTCTCATGACCTTCTTCTTCTGGCGCCAGTACGATCATTCCCTGAACGTCAGGTCCCAGGTCGTGTTCAAGGACCGGGCCGACGAGATCATGGCCAAGTTCTTCACCAGGATGACGGATGACGAACAGATCCTCAGGGGAGCGGCGGGGCTCTTCAACGCCAGCGAGAACGTGACGCGCGACGAGTGGCGGCGCTATGCCCTGTCGCTTTCGCTTGATAAGCACTTCCCCGGCTTCCAGGGATTGGGCTTTACCGAAGTGGTACATCCAAAGGACCTGGAGCGCCATATCCAGCGGGTAAGGGGAGAAGGGTTTCCTGATTACAGGTTGTGGCCGGAGGGAAAGCGGCGGGAATACACAGCCATCATCTACCTTGAGCCCTTCGACTGGCGCAATCAGCGTGCCTTCGGCTACGACATGTTCTCCGATCCGTTACGGCGAGAGGCGATGTCGAAAGCCCGCGACCTGGGAGAGGCAGTGACCACCGGTCCGGTGACGCTGGTGCAGGAAACGAAGGCGGACAAGCAGACCGGGGTGCTGATGTACATCCCCGTGTACCAGCGGGGCCTCCCCTTGGAGACGGTAGAGGAGCGGCGGAGCGCGGTGCAGGGTTATGCATTCAGCCCCATCAGGATCAAAAACTTTCTCTCAGCGACCTTCCCCAAGATGCCGAATGACATAGGCTTCAGGATATACATCGACAAGGAGCCGACACCTGCGCGGCTACTCTATGACTCCGTCGCCGACTCCAACATGGAGCTGCCGGAAAGCTACCGGGGCGAACTGCAGACTACCCGGTCTTTTCAAAGGTTCGGCCAGAACTGGCTGTTAACCTTCCAGTCGCTGCCGCAGTTTGCGCAAGAGCAGAGAAAAAGCCAGTCAAGGGGCTACCTGATCGTCGGCATCACCGTCAGCATCCTTTTGTCGGTGATCGCTTTCATGCTCCGTTCCGCCCATGCCGGCGCCATTGCCGCAGCGCAGGCGCTTAAGGAAAGCCGGGAACTGTATCGCAGGATCTCGGAGGACAGCCCGGCGTATATCGCCACCTTCCTTCCCGACGGCGCGCTCACCTATGTTAACCCCGCCCTGGCAAACGACCTGCGCCAGCCCCAGGAAGAGCTTGTCGGCAGAAGCTTTTTCGAATTTATCCTCCCCGAATACCAGGGGCCGGTCCGGCAGGGACTGAACACTCTTTCGCCACAACACCCGACCCAGACCATGGAACAGGCGCTTAAAGGCCCCAACGATGCGGTGATCTGGCATGAATGGACCCATCGCGCGGTGTTCGACGAGCACGGGGGGATAGCCGAGTTTCAGGCGGTGGGGCAGAACATAACCGAGAGGAAGAAAGCGGCCGAAGAGCGCGCCCGCCTGGAACAGCAGATGCTGCACACGCAGAAAATGGAAAGCCTGGGAGTTTTGGCCGGCGGCGTGGCGCATGATTTCAACAACATCCTGATGGCCATCATAGGGAACGTGGACCTGTCGCTGATGAAGATAGAGGAGGCCTCCCCCATCACGGCGAACCTGCGCAACATCGAGAAGGCAGCGATGAGGGCGGCGGACCTTGCCAAGCAGATGCTTGCCTATTCCGGCAAGGGGAGGTTCGTCATAGAAAAGGTGGACCTGAACCGGCTGATCGAGAAGCTGCACCCGATCCTCGAGCCGTCGCTGCCGGACAACGCCGTCCTTACGCTGAAGCTCCACAAACCGCTCCCGGTGGTCGAAGCCGACGCCAACCAGATGCGGCAGATACTGATGAACCTGTTCATGAATTCAGTGGAGGCGCTGGGCGAGAACGGCGGCGAGATAACCATCCGCACCGATGACCGCGAGTTGGACCGGGAAAGCCTGAAGGATCTGCTGTTGGGAGAAGACATGGCCGAAGGGCGCTACGTGGTGCTGGAGGTTGCGGACACCGGCTGCGGCATGGAAAAGGAGGTACTCGACAAGGTCTTCGACCCCTTCTTCACCACCAAGTTCACCGGCCGGGGGTTGGGTCTTGCCGCGGCCCTGGGCATAGCCAGGGGTCACAAGGGGGGGATAAGGATAACGAGCGAGCCCGGCAAAGGAAGCGTCTTCCAGGTGCTGCTCCCCACCTCCGAGGCGCCCCCACAGGAGGCTTCGGTCCCGGAGAGGATCGAGGATGGCTGGAGCGGCGCGGGAAACATCCTGCTGGTCGACGACGAGGAGGTGGTAAGGACCATCGGCTCCGAGCTCCTGAAAGAGCTCGGCTTCACCACGGTTCTTGCCGAGAGCGGCGCCGAAGCGATAGAGATCTTCAAGGGGAACCGGGACCTCCGCGCCGTGATCCTGGACCTGACCATGCCGGGGATGGACGGCGAGGAATGCTTCCGGGAACTGCGGCGGATCGATCCGGAGGCGAAGGTGATCGTGTCCAGCGGGTTCAGCGAACAAGACGTGGTGCAGAAATTTCCCGGCAAAGAGCTCGCAGGGTACATCCAGAAGCCGTACACCCTCAAGGCGCTGAAGGAAGTGATGCGGAAGGTGTAG
- a CDS encoding rhodanese-like domain-containing protein, which yields MKRLLIYPALSLALVSTAIAASYNYVEPTVFKTWLEGSKPVKIVDIQVPEEFRKHHFKNSLETNAYPVKSAEDKKKLDAVLPQLTAGREDIVIVCPRGGGGAKNTYDHLKGKGIEEKRLFILEDGMQGWPFKQLTLDDTKK from the coding sequence ATGAAAAGACTGCTGATTTACCCTGCTTTGTCATTGGCACTTGTGTCGACGGCCATAGCTGCGAGTTACAACTACGTGGAGCCCACCGTTTTTAAAACGTGGCTGGAGGGCAGCAAACCGGTGAAGATCGTCGACATCCAGGTTCCCGAGGAGTTCCGGAAACACCACTTCAAGAACTCGCTGGAAACAAACGCCTACCCGGTGAAAAGCGCCGAGGACAAGAAGAAGCTCGATGCAGTGCTGCCCCAGCTTACCGCCGGGCGGGAAGACATAGTCATCGTCTGCCCCCGTGGCGGCGGTGGCGCGAAAAACACCTACGACCATCTGAAAGGGAAGGGGATCGAAGAAAAGCGCCTTTTCATCCTGGAAGACGGGATGCAGGGGTGGCCCTTCAAGCAGTTGACGCTTGACGATACCAAAAAGTAA
- a CDS encoding peroxiredoxin, producing MVALGSIGTKTPAAGDPAPPFEAPSTVGQIRLTDFQGKKHVVLAFYFADFTPGUTTEVQAFQDGIGRFEELGAQVLGVSSDDLETHAQFAREHGLSFPLVSDRGGAVQKLYAPGRVTFLIDKKGEIRQVQAGQPDIPRLLEELERL from the coding sequence ATGGTGGCACTGGGAAGCATCGGCACCAAAACCCCGGCAGCAGGCGATCCGGCGCCCCCTTTCGAGGCGCCTTCCACCGTGGGCCAGATCAGGCTCACCGACTTTCAGGGGAAGAAGCACGTGGTCCTCGCCTTTTATTTCGCCGACTTCACCCCCGGCTGAACCACCGAAGTACAGGCTTTTCAGGACGGGATCGGCCGTTTTGAAGAGCTGGGCGCCCAGGTCCTGGGCGTGAGCAGTGACGACCTCGAAACGCACGCGCAGTTTGCCAGGGAGCATGGGCTCTCATTCCCGCTGGTCTCCGACCGGGGGGGAGCGGTGCAGAAGCTGTATGCGCCGGGGAGGGTGACCTTTCTGATCGACAAGAAAGGAGAGATCCGCCAGGTCCAGGCCGGGCAGCCCGACATCCCCCGCTTGCTGGAGGAACTGGAGAGGCTTTGA
- a CDS encoding transposase yields MARPLRIDFPGAFYHVTSRGDEKCDIFKSARDRLKFLEYLASTVDRHGAVIHGYCLMTNHYHLLLETPHANLSQILHLLNGSYTTYFNVKRKRAGHLFQGRFKAILVEADQYALELSRYMHLNPVRAGMTKEPATYQWSSYLAYIGKIPEPAWLTCRFIRGLLCQSSEAANRYREFVEDLLGKEYVSPLAGAVACAVLGSPDFIEEIMADYVDNERARADLPAVKALHHRYGIENIISKVDEKGLAPQLARQVAIHLCHRYSGARLSEIGGYFELSYSGVSKVSTKLEKLLMSNSELQLIVREILCELGRGKFKL; encoded by the coding sequence ATGGCAAGACCACTCCGTATCGACTTTCCTGGAGCTTTCTACCACGTTACCTCTCGAGGTGATGAGAAGTGCGACATTTTCAAAAGTGCACGGGACCGCCTCAAATTTTTGGAATACTTGGCTTCCACTGTAGATCGGCATGGCGCAGTCATTCACGGTTATTGCCTCATGACTAACCACTACCATCTTCTTCTCGAAACTCCCCATGCTAATCTCTCACAGATCCTGCACCTTCTAAATGGGTCCTACACCACCTACTTCAATGTTAAACGCAAAAGGGCAGGGCATCTCTTCCAAGGCAGGTTTAAAGCCATCCTCGTTGAAGCTGATCAGTATGCTCTAGAGTTGTCGCGGTATATGCATCTCAACCCTGTCCGTGCTGGTATGACAAAGGAGCCGGCAACCTATCAGTGGTCGAGCTACCTCGCCTATATCGGCAAAATTCCTGAGCCCGCTTGGCTTACCTGCAGATTCATCCGTGGCCTTCTTTGCCAAAGCAGTGAAGCCGCCAACCGATACCGTGAGTTTGTTGAGGACCTGCTTGGGAAGGAGTACGTTTCCCCGTTGGCTGGTGCCGTCGCCTGTGCAGTCTTGGGAAGTCCCGACTTCATTGAAGAGATAATGGCTGATTATGTAGATAATGAGCGTGCAAGGGCAGATCTACCGGCAGTCAAAGCACTTCACCATCGATATGGCATCGAGAATATAATTTCCAAAGTGGATGAGAAAGGTTTGGCGCCACAGCTGGCCAGGCAGGTTGCGATCCACCTTTGCCACCGTTATTCCGGCGCCAGATTGTCCGAAATCGGTGGCTACTTTGAGTTAAGCTATTCGGGGGTCTCAAAGGTTAGTACCAAGTTGGAAAAATTGCTGATGTCGAACTCAGAATTGCAGCTCATTGTGCGCGAGATCCTTTGTGAACTCGGTAGGGGCAAATTCAAGCTCTGA
- a CDS encoding SDR family NAD(P)-dependent oxidoreductase, producing MREIKDMVFMVTGATDGLGEKVATDLAGKGATLLLHGRDRDKGRMVQAKIHKATGNDRLYYYNADLSSLDEVDALAALVLKRCSRLDVLINNAGAGAGPDPSHRQVSSDGFELCFAVNYLAPFLLTRRLLPLLRRTATEAGEARIVNVASVAQRDIDFHDVMLEKEYDGMRAYAQSKQALIMFTMDLAEELAGTGVTANVLHPASLMDTNMVREWFGAARTTVEEGAAHVERLVLTEDLKGVSGVYFDQGRESRVAEQAYDLEARRRLRELSFKWTGAGG from the coding sequence ATGCGAGAGATAAAAGACATGGTTTTCATGGTAACCGGCGCCACCGACGGTCTGGGGGAAAAGGTCGCAACCGATCTGGCGGGGAAGGGGGCGACGCTGCTTTTGCACGGCAGGGATCGGGACAAGGGGCGGATGGTGCAGGCGAAGATACACAAGGCGACCGGCAACGACCGCCTCTACTACTACAATGCGGACCTCTCCTCGCTGGACGAGGTAGACGCCCTTGCCGCCTTGGTGTTGAAGAGGTGTTCCCGGCTGGATGTCTTGATCAACAACGCCGGCGCCGGCGCCGGCCCCGACCCTTCGCACCGCCAGGTAAGCTCCGACGGCTTCGAGCTCTGCTTCGCCGTCAACTACCTAGCGCCGTTCCTTCTCACCCGCAGGCTCCTGCCGCTTTTGCGCCGCACGGCAACGGAGGCGGGAGAGGCGCGCATCGTTAACGTCGCTTCGGTGGCGCAAAGGGACATAGATTTCCACGACGTGATGCTGGAAAAGGAGTACGACGGCATGCGCGCTTACGCCCAGAGTAAGCAGGCCCTGATCATGTTCACCATGGACCTGGCTGAAGAACTGGCCGGGACCGGGGTGACGGCCAACGTCCTGCACCCCGCCTCGCTCATGGACACCAACATGGTGCGGGAGTGGTTCGGTGCCGCGCGCACCACGGTGGAGGAAGGGGCGGCTCACGTGGAGCGCCTGGTGCTCACCGAGGATCTGAAAGGGGTCAGCGGGGTCTATTTCGATCAGGGCAGGGAGTCGCGTGTCGCGGAGCAGGCCTACGACCTCGAAGCCAGAAGGCGCCTGCGTGAGCTCAGCTTCAAATGGACCGGGGCCGGGGGCTAA
- a CDS encoding response regulator, with protein MPTVLVIEDEKDLAELVVFHLEQEGYSCLVAHDGATGLAEARRSKPDLILLDLMLPGMMGTEVCRTLKRAEHTAGIPVIMLTAKGEEIDRVVGFEMGADDYVVKPFSTRELMLRVRAVLRRKLPAAEGATITLGTLLIDVERHLVRVAGEEVQLTSTEFKLLMNLAERIGRVQSRELLLQNVWGYSYLGDTRTVDTHMTRLRTKLGAAGELIKTVRGFGYKLEES; from the coding sequence ATGCCGACCGTACTGGTGATAGAGGACGAGAAGGACCTTGCCGAACTGGTGGTGTTCCACCTGGAGCAGGAGGGATATTCCTGCCTCGTGGCGCATGACGGCGCCACCGGGCTTGCCGAGGCGCGCCGCAGCAAGCCGGACCTGATACTTTTGGACCTGATGCTGCCGGGGATGATGGGGACCGAGGTCTGCCGCACCCTGAAGAGGGCCGAGCATACAGCGGGGATCCCGGTCATCATGCTCACCGCGAAAGGGGAGGAGATCGACCGCGTGGTAGGGTTCGAGATGGGGGCCGACGACTACGTGGTGAAACCTTTTTCCACCCGCGAGCTGATGCTGAGGGTGCGGGCCGTCTTGAGGCGCAAGCTTCCCGCTGCCGAAGGGGCCACCATCACGCTGGGGACCCTCTTAATCGACGTGGAGCGCCACCTGGTGCGGGTGGCCGGGGAGGAGGTGCAGCTCACCTCTACTGAATTCAAGCTCCTGATGAACCTGGCGGAGCGCATCGGGCGAGTGCAGAGCCGGGAGCTCCTTTTGCAGAATGTTTGGGGGTACAGCTATCTCGGCGACACGCGCACCGTGGACACGCACATGACCCGCCTGCGTACGAAGCTTGGTGCCGCGGGGGAGCTGATCAAGACGGTCCGCGGCTTCGGCTACAAGCTGGAGGAGTCATGA
- a CDS encoding organomercurial lyase, with amino-acid sequence MRWLFPRKEIHIETRCLDCGDPIRIRMRDDEILEVDPPTAVGHMNLPFAKVLTGAVSWGAG; translated from the coding sequence GTGCGCTGGCTTTTCCCTCGTAAAGAGATCCACATCGAAACCAGATGCCTCGATTGCGGGGACCCGATCCGCATCCGCATGCGTGACGACGAGATCCTCGAGGTTGATCCCCCTACCGCCGTCGGACACATGAATCTCCCCTTTGCGAAGGTCTTGACGGGAGCAGTGAGCTGGGGCGCGGGTTGA